A region of the Hydra vulgaris chromosome 12, alternate assembly HydraT2T_AEP genome:
TGTAAATATATTAGCCTTAtctaatacaaaataattaaactgcAGCAGTCTGGTATTTATGTAAGTTACTGTGACCCACCTTATTTCCCTTCTGAGTTCTTATATTTGAAGGTTGAGAGttgtttattgttaatttttattattattttactgcTATTTTATAATGACATAATTTGTGGGAATGCTTTGACGTCATTTCAACATCAGAgcaaataaataagtaataactaatttcatatattttgcagGCACCGGCTTCATGAGGTGCTACAATTGCTAGAAGATACAGACGATGAATGTCTTCAGAACGCCGAAATATAAATTGTTTCTCCAATAACCTCTGGTGCAGACACTGACGAAGATTCTGGTGATGAGAATGAGGTGTGTGGAGATCCAAACAGTCTCCATCGTAATCAACTTCTGGCGGAAGCGACGATGAAACTACGAAGACCCAATGGAACTGATGTTATTGGAATGGATGAGTCGGACGGTGTTGAAGAGACTGCAGAGGAGGACAATGCAGAAAATAATACACAGGACACTGCAGATAATATAGTGGAACAGGGTCCGCAGCACAAGAGAACAAAGAAACAAGTTCCATATAAGCCGTCATGGGTCAAAAGCGACTTCAAGGAGGCCGTCAGAAAGGAAAAGTTTCTATGGACCATACCCCCACCTAAAGAAGAAAACCATCTGTCACCAGTGTCATTATTTGAGTTGTTCATGACACCAGAAATAATGAACAGAATATGCAACGAAAGCAAAGAATACGCTGCTCAAAAAGGCCATGACAATTTTGATCTGGACATTACATCACTCAAGCTTTTCCTATCGATTCTTCTAATAAGCGGCTATGCTCCTCTGCCTCGTCGCCCTATGTATTGGGAAACTGCGGGGGATGTACACAATTCCATGGTGTCGACCGCTATGTCACGCAATAAATTCAGTTCCATAATGAGTAATATACATTTTGCCAATAACAACGAACTTGATATGACTGACAGGTTTGCCAAAGTCCGCCCTCTTATCCAGTCCATCAATGCTGCTTGCCTGGCAAACTTTCAGCCTGAACAAATCATCAGCATCGACGAAAGTATGATCCCTTATTATGGAAAACACGGTGCAAAGCAATACATCCATGGCAAACCCATCAAGTTCGGGTACAAGATGTATGTGGCAGCAACTCGTATGGGATATGTAATCAATTTCTACCCATATCAAGGTGCCGGCACGACAGATAAAGATCTGGGCCTCGGTGGATCGGTGGTGGTCAATCTCACAAAAGATTTACCAAAACGTGACGGTAATTTCTTTCACATTGTGTTTGACAACCTCTTTACCAGCGCTTACTGTTGCGCTTACTAGCGGATAGAGGAATGGCCGCCACGGGCACTCTCCGTTCTAACCGAACTGAAGGTGCGCCACCGAAAAACATCAGAGCAATGGACAAGCTGCCTCGTGGCTTGCATGACGTTGCCCAGGATCAAAAGGCTAATGTATGCTTGGTACGCTGGCATGACAGTAAGGTTGTTACAGTCGCATCAACTTACGCTGGTGTCGCACCACTTCGCAAAGCTAAGAGATATTCATCAGCACAGAAGAAGCGCATAGACGTTGATGAGCCTTCAGTAATACAACTGTACAATTATGGGATGGGCGGTGTGGACCGCCTAGACCAAAATCTAGCTTGCTATATGATTCAGCACCGATCAAAGAAATGGTATTGGCCAATATTTAGATTTTGTGTTGATTTGGCCGTTCAGAACGCCTTCCAGCTGTACCGTATGCAGGAGAAAATACCTGGCGCCCCGGAGCATGATCTGCTGTCATTTCGACATCAGATTGCACAAACCTATGTGCAGACACTATCAATGAAGAAGAATTCAGTGCCGTATCCGCCACCTCGTGTAGCAGTCGATCGACGAGTACTTACTGAAGTACGCACAGATGCTACAGATCACTGGATTGCTCAGGGTACACAGCGTCGATGTGTGGCACTCGGCTGCAAAGG
Encoded here:
- the LOC136088344 gene encoding piggyBac transposable element-derived protein 3-like, encoding MKLRRPNGTDVIGMDESDGVEETAEEDNAENNTQDTADNIVEQGPQHKRTKKQVPYKPSWVKSDFKEAVRKEKFLWTIPPPKEENHLSPVSLFELFMTPEIMNRICNESKEYAAQKGHDNFDLDITSLKLFLSILLISGYAPLPRRPMYWETAGDVHNSMVSTAMSRNKFSSIMSNIHFANNNELDMTDRFAKVRPLIQSINAACLANFQPEQIISIDESMIPYYGKHGAKQYIHGKPIKFGYKMYVAATRMGYVINFYPYQGAGTTDKDLGLGGSVVVNLTKDLPKRDGNFFHIVFDNLFTSAYCCAY
- the LOC136088345 gene encoding piggyBac transposable element-derived protein 2-like, translating into MAATGTLRSNRTEGAPPKNIRAMDKLPRGLHDVAQDQKANVCLVRWHDSKVVTVASTYAGVAPLRKAKRYSSAQKKRIDVDEPSVIQLYNYGMGGVDRLDQNLACYMIQHRSKKWYWPIFRFCVDLAVQNAFQLYRMQEKIPGAPEHDLLSFRHQIAQTYVQTLSMKKNSVPYPPPRVAVDRRVLTEVRTDATDHWIAQGTQRRCVALGCKGTSVFYCEKCIVGLHPGCFKAFHCK